A region from the Hydra vulgaris chromosome 08, alternate assembly HydraT2T_AEP genome encodes:
- the LOC136083551 gene encoding ATP-dependent DNA helicase pif1-like — MTRCFEKEENLNSKYARLFFRNIKVDVYNNQKIETIKQEGYWFYAKDVIRNQNIPCSFQIPAAVYLKIGAIVMLVRNINVEEGLCNGTIGTVILIESNAVWVMMNKKEVKIECVKEEILDCSHAVVGSRFGLPLKLAFSFTVHKAQGSTMNKAVVQFNSKAFINSLYYVSLSRVCNINDIFIIVNNQFDLRTLFKSITVDSDVLEFYKKYM; from the coding sequence ATGACGCgttgttttgaaaaagaagaaaatttaaactCTAAATATGCAAGATTGTTTTTTAGAAACATCAAAGTGGATGTTTATAACAATCAAAAAATAGAAACTATCAAACAAGAAGGGTATTGGTTTTATGCTAAAGACGTTattagaaatcaaaatattccATGCTCCTTTCAAATTCCAGCAGCTGTTTATCTTAAAATAGGTGCTATTGTGATGCTTGTAAGAAATATTAATGTGGAAGAAGGTTTGTGCAATGGCACTATTGGTACCGTTATTTTAATAGAAAGTAATGCAGTTTGGGTGatgatgaataaaaaagaagtcaAAATTGAATGTGTCAAAGAAGAAATTTTAGATTGCTCTCATGCTGTCGTAGGCTCAAGATTTGGTTTGCCTTTAAAATTAGCATTTTCTTTTACGGTTCATAAAGCACAAGGAAGTACCATGAATAAAGCTGTTGTTCAATTTAATTCAAAGGCTTTTATTAATAGTCTTTATTATGTTTCTTTATCACGAGTTTGTAATATTAACgatatatttataattgttaataatcAATTTGATTTACGAAcactatttaaaagtattactgTTGATTCTGATGTTttggaattttataaaaaatacatgtaa
- the LOC136083552 gene encoding TNF receptor-associated factor 2-like gives MASFIFTDDIVSLINNPNFFTNGLYVDKIKNLDFRLSMLEEMHHHVQGTKIWIFENFKEQLKDESKAYYSVPFYYKNYQFLMKLTIHTKCDKHEEEEIGLYIMMRSTPYDAILKWPFINHIITFKICGPNGKQIKKSFSSENNVSFQRPVKDQENVAYGYCNFIKTADINDYLIENNLYIKCQIK, from the coding sequence atggcatcatttatttttaccGATGATATAGTTTCACTGATCAACAATCCGAATTTTTTCACTAATGGATTATAtgttgacaaaataaaaaatttagattttcgGCTATCCATGTTGGAAGAAATGCATCATCATGTTCAAGGCACCAAAATatggatttttgaaaattttaaagaacaGTTAAAAGATGAAAGCAAGGCTTATTATAGTGttcctttttattataaaaattatcaatttttaatgaaattgacTATCCATACGAAATGCGATAAACACGAAGAAGAAGAAATTGGTTTGTACATAATGATGCGATCTACACCTTATGATGCAATATTAAAATGGCCTTTTATCAAtcatattattacttttaaaatatgtggtCCTAAcggtaaacaaataaaaaaaagtttttcgaGTGAAAATAATGTGTCTTTTCAACGTCCAGTCAAAGATCAAGAAAATGTTGCATACGgatattgtaattttataaaaacagcaGACATCAAcgattatttaattgaaaataatttgtatatcaAATGtcaaattaagtaa
- the LOC136083553 gene encoding deoxyuridine 5'-triphosphate nucleotidohydrolase-like codes for MITILYKKSEKNLCISSFGQDSEIDKMENKEFKSLEITDIHEWSFYETKESACFDLRSSKDVILQPHQRVLVSTGVYIDKTDLNLVGQINSKSGIAYQYGVVVLNAPGIIEADFKEEIKVLLMNHSEESVVIKRGDAIAQMGFVKMFKAVKNVIEFNGRCCVEVKMSMVKDVESKDGFGSTGK; via the coding sequence AtgattactattttatataaaaagagtgAAAAAAACTTGTGTATATCATCTTTTGGACAAGACAGCGAGATagataaaatggaaaataaagaGTTTAAATCACTCGAAATTACAGATATTCATGAATGGtctttttatgaaacaaaagagAGCGCTTGTTTTGATTTGAGAAGCTCAAAGGATGTTATACTTCAACCCCATCAACGTGTTTTAGTAAGTACTGGAGTGTATATAGATAAAACGGATTTAAATTTAGTAGGACAGATAAATTCAAAATCAGGTATAGCTTACCAATATGGTGTGGTAGTGTTGAATGCTCCAGGAATAATAGAGGCCGATTTTAAAGAGGAAATTAAAGTCTTATTGATGAATCATTCTGAAGAAAGTGTTGTGATTAAACGTGGAGATGCTATTGCTCAAATgggatttgtaaaaatgtttaaagctgtaaaaaatgtaatagaATTTAATGGGCGTTGTTGTGTTGAAGTAAAAATGTCAATGGTTAAAGATGTAGAAAGTAAGGATGGTTTTGGTTCCactggaaaataa